The proteins below come from a single Microbacterium sp. SLBN-154 genomic window:
- a CDS encoding 2-phosphosulfolactate phosphatase, giving the protein MASPFDQSRYQVRLDWGLDALARLAPADIVVVVDVLRFSSTVIDAVERGEEMMLDDAAFAVSLNGARVAAAAAAAAGPDQTGPHAVEDEPSGPVVLLAGLRNASAVAQAIADEQERRGRRTSISIIPAGERGHGGAPLRFAVEDLLGAGAVIDALTTRGIDHSSPEAATAGEAFRGLRGAVRHLLTASGSGQELIEKDLRPDVVRAAEIDASDAVPIVRGPRIVGL; this is encoded by the coding sequence ATGGCCTCGCCCTTCGATCAATCCCGGTATCAAGTGCGTCTGGACTGGGGGCTCGACGCCCTCGCGCGCCTCGCACCCGCCGACATCGTGGTCGTCGTCGACGTGCTCCGCTTCTCCAGCACGGTGATCGACGCGGTCGAGCGAGGCGAGGAGATGATGCTGGATGACGCGGCCTTCGCCGTGTCACTCAACGGCGCCCGGGTCGCCGCGGCCGCAGCCGCCGCCGCAGGCCCCGACCAGACCGGCCCCCACGCGGTCGAGGACGAACCGTCCGGCCCGGTCGTGCTCCTCGCGGGACTGCGCAACGCCTCCGCCGTCGCTCAGGCGATCGCCGATGAGCAGGAGCGCCGTGGCCGCCGCACCTCGATCTCGATCATCCCCGCCGGCGAGCGCGGTCACGGCGGGGCGCCGCTGCGCTTCGCCGTCGAGGATCTCCTCGGCGCCGGCGCCGTCATCGACGCCCTCACCACCCGGGGGATCGACCACTCCTCGCCCGAGGCCGCCACGGCGGGCGAAGCGTTCCGCGGCCTCCGCGGCGCCGTGCGTCACCTCCTCACCGCGAGCGGCTCGGGGCAGGAACTCATCGAGAAAGACCTGCGGCCAGACGTCGTCCGCGCCGCCGAGATCGACGCCTCAGACGCGGTGCCGATCGTGCGCGGGCCCCGCATCGTCGGGCTCTGA
- a CDS encoding SprT-like domain-containing protein, protein MSEPERVRVWATALIRQHLDPSWSFGFDNAKRRAGLCDFRRKRISVSRYLSARYDDDTNHQTLLHEVAHALAGPAAGHGAEWKRIARSLGYVGGTTHDGETAVELAPWVGVCPAGHTAYRHRRPPRATSCVACAPHFDRRHLFTWTRREISAATRLAAMTPRADAASRASEPDDAGPAHDRHRV, encoded by the coding sequence ATGTCAGAACCTGAACGTGTGCGCGTCTGGGCGACCGCGCTGATCCGGCAGCACCTCGATCCCTCCTGGTCCTTCGGCTTCGACAACGCCAAGCGGCGTGCCGGCCTCTGCGACTTCCGGCGCAAACGCATCAGCGTCTCGCGCTACCTGTCGGCGCGGTACGACGACGACACCAATCACCAGACGCTGCTGCACGAGGTGGCCCACGCCCTCGCCGGGCCGGCGGCCGGACACGGCGCCGAGTGGAAGCGCATCGCGCGAAGTCTGGGCTACGTCGGGGGAACGACCCACGACGGCGAGACTGCCGTCGAGCTCGCGCCGTGGGTGGGGGTGTGCCCCGCCGGGCACACCGCGTACCGGCATCGGCGCCCGCCGCGGGCGACGTCGTGCGTCGCGTGCGCGCCGCATTTCGACCGCCGTCATCTGTTCACCTGGACGCGACGCGAGATCTCGGCTGCGACCCGGCTGGCGGCGATGACACCGCGAGCGGATGCTGCTTCGCGCGCGTCAGAGCCCGACGATGCGGGGCCCGCGCACGATCGGCACCGCGTCTGA
- a CDS encoding spermidine synthase yields the protein MARARVEQVRPSARLGDGTLATIAPSEYDTGWELIVDGTPQSHVDLDDPTHLHFEYVSRMAAVIDRLKLPGQPLTAVHLGAGALTVPRYIEATRPGSRQQVIELEQPLVELVREHLPLPRGAAIRVRIGDARRGLARLPRALVGAVDVLVSDVYAGAQTPAHLTTVEFYREAAALLASDGVLLINVADGAGLAFARRQVATVREVLPHVIVLAEVQTLKGRRFGNLVVAASPTPLPTQWLPRLMAAGPHPAKVAEGEEIVEFVRGARIATDGDATPSPKPAASVFER from the coding sequence ATGGCGCGCGCTCGGGTGGAACAGGTGCGACCCTCGGCGAGGCTCGGTGACGGCACGCTGGCGACGATCGCGCCGTCGGAGTACGACACCGGCTGGGAGCTCATCGTCGACGGCACTCCGCAGTCGCACGTCGACCTCGACGACCCCACGCACCTGCACTTCGAGTACGTGTCGCGGATGGCGGCGGTGATCGATCGTCTGAAGCTCCCGGGTCAGCCCCTCACCGCCGTGCACCTGGGGGCCGGCGCGCTGACGGTGCCGCGGTACATCGAGGCGACCCGGCCGGGGTCGCGCCAGCAGGTCATCGAGCTCGAGCAGCCCCTGGTCGAGCTCGTGCGCGAGCATCTGCCCCTTCCGCGCGGCGCGGCGATCCGGGTGCGGATCGGCGACGCCCGACGGGGCCTGGCCCGGCTTCCGCGCGCCCTGGTCGGCGCCGTCGACGTGCTCGTCTCCGACGTCTACGCCGGCGCGCAGACCCCGGCGCACCTGACGACGGTGGAGTTCTACCGCGAGGCCGCCGCCCTCCTCGCGTCCGACGGCGTGCTGCTGATCAATGTCGCCGACGGGGCGGGGCTCGCCTTCGCCCGTCGTCAGGTGGCGACGGTGCGCGAGGTGCTCCCCCACGTCATCGTGCTGGCCGAGGTGCAGACGCTGAAGGGTCGCCGGTTCGGCAACCTCGTGGTCGCCGCCTCGCCCACGCCCCTTCCGACCCAGTGGCTGCCGCGGCTGATGGCCGCTGGCCCTCACCCCGCGAAGGTGGCCGAGGGCGAGGAGATCGTCGAGTTCGTGCGCGGCGCGCGCATCGCGACCGACGGCGACGCGACGCCGTCGCCCAAGCCCGCGGCATCCGTCTTCGAACGGTGA